From a region of the Maridesulfovibrio ferrireducens genome:
- a CDS encoding glycosyltransferase family 2 protein: MSKLKTPLVTAIVSTYASECFMEGCLANLVGQTIFDDMEIIVIDAASPENEGDIVRSYQERYSNIRYIRTPERIGLYPAWNIGIREAKGKYLTNANTDDRKHPQCIEKLVKALEEDHEFVLAYSDCVITDEANCEFSEGREIGRFDWLDHDHLNLIRRCEIGPMPLWRASLHEEIGLFDEYFIGAGDYEFWLRASQKHRFIHLKEDLGLYLQHDNNLETRNMRRKLNEEYYIKSTYIKSFLKDSSSSKLPALLTLHTDAVKSFVRNQKSVTAEQLNLFEYHYYASALLLAKVGMVDDAIKMLDDWLHSVNVSKNIGHLLYALLLWQNEEVDTSAKMVSFVVSDNAHPELLARTLESIFKQQHENWELIVLSSDEELGGQLEKTFFDKLSALAKYPNLKGRIEALQDDKFHLLSYGHSDDNGISNTDEALQQVLNRVSGDYVCTLCSGEVLTPSYILKAVLKLGQDSEAGWVSPKALFFGTSAAPAWGVPFSLKQSLAEPPAPGASLFRYNAWKDLQNSSSVFSTFEKWGLWLALAEHGWKGLSLADFGVIINIVHINDLLAEKQRALHTVITEHPWWYSVKGAGEVAVKSEAVAQYDNAVDKRQRAEVVRTLMSESGNNSSVDSGKFRLALHYWKKKKTDKALELLEQILSDNSDNSEAAELKKIIIAASV, translated from the coding sequence ATGTCCAAATTAAAAACTCCTCTCGTAACTGCAATTGTTTCAACTTATGCTTCAGAGTGTTTTATGGAAGGGTGTCTTGCCAACCTTGTGGGGCAAACGATCTTTGATGACATGGAAATTATTGTTATTGATGCGGCTTCTCCAGAGAATGAAGGGGATATCGTTCGCTCTTATCAGGAGCGTTATTCTAATATTCGCTACATACGCACACCTGAAAGGATTGGTCTTTATCCCGCATGGAATATTGGTATACGCGAGGCTAAGGGCAAGTATTTGACTAATGCAAATACTGACGACAGGAAGCATCCTCAGTGTATTGAAAAGCTTGTTAAAGCTCTTGAAGAAGACCATGAATTTGTTCTTGCATACAGCGATTGTGTCATTACTGACGAAGCAAATTGTGAGTTTAGTGAAGGGCGTGAAATCGGCCGTTTTGACTGGCTTGATCACGATCATTTGAACCTGATTCGAAGGTGTGAAATTGGCCCGATGCCTTTGTGGCGGGCTTCTTTGCATGAAGAAATAGGTTTGTTTGATGAGTATTTTATCGGAGCAGGAGATTACGAATTTTGGCTTAGGGCTTCGCAAAAACATCGTTTTATTCATTTGAAAGAAGATCTGGGGCTGTATTTACAGCACGATAATAATTTGGAAACGCGCAATATGCGGCGCAAGCTGAATGAAGAGTATTATATAAAATCCACTTATATAAAGTCATTTCTTAAAGATTCTTCTTCATCAAAATTGCCGGCCCTTTTAACGCTTCATACTGATGCTGTTAAGTCTTTTGTACGAAATCAGAAGTCGGTAACAGCAGAACAATTGAATTTATTTGAGTATCATTATTACGCCAGTGCTCTGCTTCTGGCCAAGGTCGGCATGGTGGATGATGCCATCAAAATGCTTGATGACTGGCTCCATTCGGTCAATGTATCGAAAAATATTGGTCATCTTCTTTATGCTCTTCTTCTCTGGCAGAATGAGGAAGTTGATACTTCAGCCAAAATGGTTAGCTTTGTTGTCAGCGACAATGCTCATCCTGAACTTCTGGCGAGGACTCTTGAAAGTATTTTTAAACAGCAACATGAAAACTGGGAGTTAATTGTTCTCTCATCTGATGAAGAGTTAGGTGGACAATTAGAAAAAACTTTTTTTGACAAGTTGTCTGCTCTTGCTAAATATCCAAATTTAAAGGGCCGAATCGAAGCTCTGCAAGATGATAAATTTCATCTACTTTCGTACGGTCACTCAGATGATAACGGTATTTCAAATACTGATGAAGCGTTGCAACAGGTCTTGAATCGTGTTTCAGGTGATTATGTCTGCACACTTTGCTCGGGGGAAGTTCTCACTCCTTCTTATATTTTAAAGGCTGTTTTGAAACTGGGACAGGACAGTGAAGCCGGGTGGGTTTCTCCAAAGGCTTTGTTTTTTGGGACGAGTGCTGCTCCTGCATGGGGAGTGCCTTTTTCATTGAAACAGTCCCTTGCTGAACCTCCTGCTCCAGGCGCAAGTCTTTTTCGGTATAATGCGTGGAAGGATTTGCAAAACTCTTCTTCTGTTTTTTCAACATTTGAAAAATGGGGACTATGGCTTGCCCTTGCTGAGCATGGGTGGAAAGGATTATCCCTTGCTGACTTTGGCGTAATAATAAATATAGTTCATATAAATGATTTATTGGCTGAGAAGCAAAGAGCACTTCATACAGTTATTACTGAACATCCGTGGTGGTATTCAGTGAAGGGAGCCGGGGAAGTTGCAGTTAAAAGTGAGGCTGTAGCTCAGTATGATAATGCCGTAGATAAAAGACAACGAGCAGAAGTTGTTAGAACTTTAATGAGTGAATCCGGCAACAACTCTTCCGTTGATTCAGGGAAATTTCGTTTGGCCTTGCACTATTGGAAAAAGAAAAAAACAGATAAAGCCCTCGAACTGCTTGAGCAAATTCTTTCTGATAATTCAGATAATTCTGAAGCCGCAGAGCTTAAAAAGATTATTATTGCAGCATCAGTGTAA
- a CDS encoding N-acetylneuraminate synthase family protein, which produces MPSEIEINGRRVGGGHPVYIIAEMACAHHGSFEKAIQLLKVAVEAGVDAVQLQFFSREHLMSPAHPAYTLLGQLAFTSEEWGKIYDEARHSGLDVFVCTYDVPSVELALRLGVDGIKLNSSDLSNLELLKIVARSGLPFTIGTGASTIEEITESVTFVKKHGGSNAILMHGMQAFPTEISDAHINKINFFRSLFDLPVGYQDHTNADNPFSQVIDLLAIGAGACLVEKHYTLDRSLKETDYQAALNPDELATYVKTVKAAWEAMGSLSLQPLSKAEHNYRLFQKKKIVASHDLSAGHELVSADFSFLRTGSVNGFSPNQAQSIVGMLLTKEIKKLETLLPEVLED; this is translated from the coding sequence ATGCCGTCTGAAATTGAAATTAATGGTCGCAGGGTTGGGGGTGGACATCCTGTTTATATAATTGCTGAGATGGCTTGCGCCCACCACGGCAGCTTTGAAAAGGCTATACAGCTGCTTAAGGTTGCAGTTGAAGCAGGCGTTGACGCGGTTCAGCTACAGTTCTTTTCCCGCGAACATCTGATGAGCCCTGCGCACCCTGCTTATACTCTTTTGGGGCAATTAGCCTTTACTTCTGAAGAGTGGGGTAAAATATATGATGAAGCCCGCCATTCAGGACTTGATGTTTTTGTCTGCACGTATGATGTCCCTAGTGTCGAACTGGCTTTAAGGCTGGGAGTTGACGGCATTAAGTTGAATTCATCAGATCTCTCCAATTTGGAGTTACTTAAAATTGTGGCCCGATCTGGATTGCCTTTTACTATCGGAACCGGAGCTTCTACCATTGAAGAAATTACAGAATCGGTCACTTTTGTTAAGAAGCATGGCGGAAGCAATGCAATTCTTATGCATGGTATGCAGGCCTTTCCCACTGAGATTTCTGACGCGCATATAAATAAAATAAATTTTTTTAGATCATTATTTGATCTTCCGGTAGGCTATCAGGATCATACCAATGCCGATAATCCATTCTCACAGGTTATTGATCTGCTCGCCATTGGAGCTGGGGCTTGCCTAGTTGAAAAGCATTACACGCTGGATCGATCTTTGAAGGAAACAGATTATCAGGCTGCTCTTAATCCAGATGAATTGGCTACTTACGTGAAGACTGTTAAAGCTGCATGGGAGGCAATGGGGTCACTTTCCCTGCAACCTTTGTCAAAAGCTGAGCATAATTATCGTTTGTTTCAGAAGAAGAAAATTGTCGCCTCCCATGATCTGAGTGCTGGTCATGAGTTGGTTTCGGCAGATTTTTCTTTTTTGCGCACAGGAAGCGTAAATGGCTTTTCTCCTAACCAGGCACAATCCATCGTGGGCATGCTGCTTACAAAGGAGATTAAAAAACTGGAAACTTTGCTTCCTGAAGTTCTGGAAGATTAA
- a CDS encoding dihydrodipicolinate synthase family protein — MVNCKEKAASIKGPVFPILTAFDESGDVDFLSIEKYVEFLISSGCKNLMVTVGTSRFNLLTEQEMLDVNSCVVHAAAGKAFTIVTTGPLGSERSAIKFARHAEDIGADAILGVYPERYYGDDAIAGFFENICKSTSVGVMVHMAQMNSGAARFPATLPYSVDLLERLCEQENFVGMKEESNSPALIYEYNRRLKDKMTIIGGAGGMRAYLTAWNWGQPAYLVGIGNFLPQIEIDFYKHLCSGNIEAAKEIVFNYEGPFFSEAIKAGWHPALKEALDYMGLMSACEREPLQRLEGDARERVRSVISGEGYAV, encoded by the coding sequence ATGGTTAATTGTAAAGAAAAAGCTGCGTCTATAAAGGGTCCCGTTTTTCCTATTCTTACTGCTTTTGACGAATCCGGTGATGTTGATTTTCTCTCGATTGAAAAATATGTGGAGTTTTTGATTTCATCAGGATGTAAAAATTTGATGGTTACAGTTGGTACAAGTCGTTTTAATCTCTTGACTGAGCAGGAAATGCTGGATGTTAATTCATGTGTTGTTCATGCCGCGGCAGGAAAAGCCTTTACTATTGTGACAACAGGCCCGTTAGGTTCTGAGCGATCTGCAATAAAATTTGCGCGTCATGCTGAAGATATAGGGGCGGATGCGATTCTTGGTGTATATCCTGAGCGATATTATGGCGATGATGCTATAGCCGGTTTTTTTGAGAATATATGTAAAAGCACTTCTGTTGGGGTTATGGTACACATGGCTCAAATGAATAGTGGTGCAGCAAGGTTTCCTGCAACGCTTCCATATAGTGTTGATTTGCTTGAAAGGCTTTGCGAGCAAGAGAATTTTGTAGGAATGAAGGAAGAAAGTAATTCACCTGCGTTGATTTATGAATATAATCGCAGGTTGAAGGATAAAATGACGATTATTGGTGGAGCTGGAGGTATGCGAGCCTATTTGACTGCATGGAATTGGGGGCAGCCTGCTTACCTTGTCGGTATCGGAAATTTTTTACCGCAAATTGAAATAGATTTTTATAAACATTTGTGCAGTGGAAATATTGAAGCGGCAAAAGAAATCGTGTTCAATTATGAAGGGCCTTTTTTTTCTGAAGCAATCAAAGCAGGATGGCATCCAGCTTTGAAAGAGGCTCTTGATTACATGGGGCTTATGTCGGCCTGTGAGCGCGAACCATTGCAAAGACTTGAAGGGGATGCCCGGGAAAGAGTTAGATCTGTTATTTCTGGAGAAGGATATGCCGTCTGA
- a CDS encoding cytidylyltransferase domain-containing protein: MKKRKVCLIPARGGSKRLPRKNVRRLAGHPLVAHTIMAAVNSGCFDDVIVSSDDLEILDIAVRYSASVDARPKNLAGDTIKATEVVNEFLMRPENKAKWDVVCMCLPTCPLRTPQHLQDAMDIFDKNYHKTPFLIGVTQYEFPPQLALDLDSDGVMSTPVEIDAYLNTRSQDIKPYYHPNGAVYIATVPAYLERKTFFAPQMLSSILPQEASLDIDYEYQFVLIESFLKHFEKKQAVVNG, from the coding sequence ATGAAAAAAAGAAAAGTTTGTTTGATACCTGCCAGGGGGGGGTCAAAACGTCTTCCCCGAAAGAATGTCAGAAGACTTGCTGGCCATCCTCTTGTTGCACATACAATTATGGCTGCTGTTAATTCTGGATGTTTTGATGATGTGATTGTGTCCTCAGATGATCTGGAAATTCTTGATATTGCCGTTAGATATTCGGCCTCAGTTGATGCTCGTCCCAAGAATCTTGCCGGGGATACAATTAAAGCTACAGAAGTTGTTAATGAGTTTCTTATGCGCCCGGAAAACAAAGCAAAATGGGATGTAGTCTGTATGTGTCTCCCGACTTGCCCTTTGCGGACTCCGCAACATTTGCAAGATGCTATGGATATTTTTGACAAAAATTATCATAAGACTCCGTTTTTGATCGGGGTTACGCAATATGAGTTTCCCCCGCAGCTTGCACTAGATCTTGACAGCGATGGCGTTATGTCCACTCCTGTTGAAATAGATGCTTATTTGAATACACGCAGTCAGGATATCAAACCATATTATCACCCTAACGGGGCTGTATATATTGCGACTGTTCCCGCTTATCTTGAAAGAAAGACTTTTTTCGCCCCTCAAATGCTGTCATCGATTCTTCCGCAGGAGGCTTCTTTGGATATCGATTATGAGTACCAGTTTGTTTTAATTGAAAGTTTTCTTAAACATTTTGAAAAAAAACAGGCGGTCGTAAATGGTTAA
- a CDS encoding aminotransferase class I/II-fold pyridoxal phosphate-dependent enzyme — translation MTKINKSLCPLESTLRQVMEHLNKGTNGMALFEDSAGVLKGLMTDGDIRRAILSGASLDDLAVDYLNRDFVHSMAGRPQSEYRKMLSSKIQHLPIVDEEGRLIDIFSFKKEALLPVASPSLSGNELKYVTDCIVSNWISSQGEYVKKFEKSFSDFHGGCFALTTSSGTTALHLALIACGIGPGDEVIVPDSTFAASANVVVHTGACPVFVDVSPDHWTIEPSLIRKALTPRTKAILPVHLYGHPACMDEIMNIAAEYKLYVIEDCAESLGARINGRLTGTMGTVGCYSFFSNKVITTGEGGMVVTSDEALYHKMQQLRDHGLSKTRRYWHDYAGFNYRLTNLQAAVGLAQMEQIEFFLSSRKEVVREYQKGLTGIPGLVLPEEQSGIESIFWLYTVLVDKDEFGLDRDSLISRLNEVGIDSRPFFPALHSQPAYKRCHVSGCFPVAQKLQEVGISLPTGNTLPLEEVRKVCKCIKAFSKGGKGIK, via the coding sequence ATGACAAAAATAAATAAAAGTCTTTGCCCTCTAGAATCAACTTTGCGTCAAGTTATGGAGCACCTTAACAAGGGTACTAATGGAATGGCCTTGTTTGAAGATAGTGCAGGAGTCCTTAAAGGACTAATGACTGATGGCGATATTAGGCGTGCAATTTTAAGTGGAGCAAGCTTGGATGATCTTGCTGTAGATTATTTAAATAGGGATTTTGTTCACTCCATGGCGGGGCGTCCTCAAAGTGAGTATAGGAAAATGCTGAGTAGTAAAATTCAGCATCTTCCTATTGTTGATGAAGAAGGGCGGCTTATCGATATTTTTTCATTTAAAAAGGAAGCATTGTTACCCGTAGCCTCTCCTTCCCTTTCCGGAAATGAATTGAAATATGTTACCGATTGCATTGTTTCAAACTGGATTTCATCTCAAGGCGAATATGTTAAGAAATTTGAAAAGAGTTTTAGTGATTTTCATGGAGGTTGCTTTGCTTTAACAACAAGTAGCGGAACGACAGCCTTGCATCTTGCTCTTATTGCATGTGGTATCGGTCCGGGGGATGAGGTAATTGTGCCTGACAGTACCTTTGCCGCAAGTGCTAATGTAGTCGTTCATACCGGGGCTTGTCCTGTTTTTGTAGATGTTTCTCCTGATCACTGGACAATCGAGCCAAGTCTTATCCGTAAGGCACTTACTCCAAGAACAAAAGCCATTTTACCTGTGCATCTTTATGGACATCCTGCCTGTATGGATGAAATCATGAATATTGCCGCTGAGTATAAACTTTATGTTATCGAAGATTGTGCGGAATCTCTCGGTGCGCGGATAAATGGTAGATTGACTGGAACTATGGGGACAGTAGGGTGTTATAGTTTTTTCTCTAATAAGGTTATCACAACCGGAGAAGGAGGAATGGTAGTAACTTCAGATGAAGCTCTATATCACAAAATGCAGCAGCTCAGGGATCATGGTTTGTCAAAAACTAGACGTTACTGGCATGATTATGCAGGGTTTAATTATCGATTAACAAATCTTCAGGCTGCCGTGGGCCTTGCTCAGATGGAACAGATTGAATTTTTCTTAAGTTCCCGCAAAGAAGTTGTCAGAGAATATCAGAAAGGTTTAACAGGTATTCCTGGATTAGTTCTTCCTGAAGAGCAGTCTGGAATTGAAAGTATTTTTTGGCTTTACACTGTCCTTGTAGACAAAGATGAATTCGGACTCGATCGAGATTCTTTGATATCCCGTTTAAATGAGGTTGGTATTGATTCCCGTCCGTTTTTCCCCGCGCTACATAGTCAGCCTGCTTATAAGAGATGTCATGTGTCGGGCTGCTTTCCTGTGGCTCAGAAATTGCAAGAAGTTGGTATCAGCCTACCTACAGGGAACACCTTGCCGCTTGAAGAGGTTAGGAAGGTCTGCAAATGTATCAAGGCGTTTAGTAAAGGCGGCAAGGGTATAAAGTAG
- a CDS encoding sugar phosphate isomerase/epimerase family protein, with protein sequence MSKAIDRLFLSSSCFNDKTVFQMMDIVSSFGMAGLELGSFSGRVPPCDEILQASREKGVRLLVHNYFPPAFSPFVMNLGAEDKAVREKSLLLAEKAILFCELAGIPFYSVHAGFSCHAEPEDLGCPLTSLPRFSKDQAVDNFILSIRRLCSFAVARGVSIAVENHVVAQFNLVDGYNVLLPGATPEELLYILNESRAENIGLLVDFGHLKVTSNTLGFDACVALKKLLPYTFGVHIHDNDGCSDIHLPIHEKAWFMDLLRDSSYSNFLLVLEMPGLSLDSLDKQIALFNKDGR encoded by the coding sequence ATGTCTAAAGCTATAGATAGGCTTTTCCTTTCGAGCAGTTGCTTCAACGATAAAACGGTTTTTCAGATGATGGATATTGTCTCTTCATTTGGAATGGCTGGCTTGGAGTTGGGTTCTTTTAGCGGACGGGTTCCTCCCTGTGATGAAATACTGCAGGCTTCTAGGGAAAAAGGCGTTCGCTTGCTGGTTCATAATTATTTCCCTCCCGCATTTTCTCCATTTGTTATGAATCTTGGGGCTGAAGATAAAGCTGTGCGTGAAAAAAGTTTGTTGCTGGCAGAGAAAGCCATTTTGTTTTGTGAGCTTGCCGGGATTCCTTTTTACAGTGTTCATGCTGGTTTTTCCTGCCATGCTGAGCCAGAAGATTTAGGTTGTCCTTTGACTTCTCTGCCGCGTTTTTCAAAAGATCAAGCCGTTGATAATTTCATTCTCAGTATCCGTAGATTATGTTCTTTCGCCGTAGCTCGTGGAGTGTCGATTGCTGTCGAAAACCACGTTGTTGCACAATTTAACCTTGTCGACGGGTATAATGTTTTGTTACCGGGGGCCACCCCCGAAGAACTTCTTTATATTTTAAATGAATCCCGGGCAGAAAACATTGGTTTATTGGTAGATTTTGGGCACTTGAAGGTTACTTCGAATACTTTAGGGTTTGATGCCTGTGTGGCATTAAAAAAACTTCTTCCTTATACTTTCGGTGTGCATATCCATGACAATGATGGTTGCAGCGATATACATCTTCCTATCCATGAAAAAGCTTGGTTTATGGATTTGCTTAGAGATAGTAGTTATTCTAATTTTTTGCTGGTTCTGGAAATGCCGGGTTTGTCCTTAGACTCTCTCGATAAACAGATCGCCCTGTTCAATAAGGATGGACGGTAA
- the neuB gene encoding N-acetylneuraminate synthase — MHPRLNIDGIKIGIDCPVFIIAEAGVNHNGDLELAKQLISKAKECGADCIKFQTFRADKIVIPDAPKAKYQQVNTGVVESQFDMLKKLEMPSSWYPVLVEECRRAGLVFLSTPYDLSDIEFLERFDVPAYKVASALAVEPFFLEKLAKTGKPILLSTGMCSLAEVEEAVQTLRNAGNDQIVVLQCTTNYPSRNEDCNLRAMQRMGQGLDVLVGYSDHTQGCIAATLSVGLGACVVERHFSLDKRLPGPDHSSSSDPEELALLVNMIREAEKVLGSGHKSPCKAELDNREAMRRSIVAACDIESGTVLDEKHIAFKRPALGISPKHFPHILGRKATSDIHEDSFIYFRFLV, encoded by the coding sequence ATGCACCCCAGACTGAATATTGACGGTATAAAGATCGGTATCGATTGCCCTGTTTTCATTATTGCTGAGGCTGGGGTCAATCATAATGGTGATTTGGAACTCGCAAAGCAATTGATTTCTAAAGCTAAAGAGTGCGGAGCTGATTGCATCAAATTTCAGACTTTCAGAGCAGATAAGATTGTAATTCCGGATGCTCCTAAAGCAAAATACCAGCAAGTTAACACGGGCGTAGTAGAATCTCAGTTTGATATGCTCAAAAAACTTGAAATGCCGTCTTCGTGGTATCCTGTGCTTGTTGAAGAGTGCCGTCGGGCTGGGTTGGTTTTTTTATCCACTCCCTACGATTTGTCAGATATTGAATTTTTGGAGAGGTTTGATGTCCCTGCATATAAAGTAGCTTCTGCTTTGGCTGTGGAACCATTTTTTTTAGAAAAGCTTGCCAAAACAGGTAAGCCTATATTGCTGTCTACAGGTATGTGCTCGCTTGCAGAGGTGGAAGAAGCTGTGCAAACTCTGCGTAATGCTGGTAATGATCAGATTGTCGTGCTCCAGTGTACAACGAACTATCCCTCCCGTAATGAAGATTGTAATTTGCGTGCAATGCAGCGTATGGGCCAAGGGTTGGATGTTTTGGTTGGGTATTCTGACCACACACAAGGATGCATTGCCGCAACTCTGTCTGTGGGATTGGGGGCATGTGTGGTGGAACGTCATTTCTCTCTCGACAAGAGGTTACCGGGCCCAGATCATTCTAGTTCTTCTGACCCGGAAGAGTTAGCTTTGCTGGTAAATATGATAAGGGAAGCTGAAAAAGTTCTTGGTAGTGGACATAAAAGTCCATGCAAAGCAGAACTCGATAACCGGGAAGCTATGAGGAGGAGCATCGTTGCTGCTTGTGATATAGAATCGGGGACAGTTCTGGATGAAAAACATATTGCTTTTAAGCGTCCTGCGTTAGGGATAAGTCCGAAACATTTTCCGCACATACTTGGCCGGAAAGCCACTTCCGATATTCATGAGGATTCTTTTATTTATTTCCGATTTCTTGTATAG
- a CDS encoding class I SAM-dependent methyltransferase — MSHYDENYFNWQKNIGAFGGMANLFKFQGLYKESDSVVDFGCGGGFLLANMNVKEKMGVELNETARRAAMEHGVNCVADVSEIPDDWADCIVSNHALEHVYCPLDVLSKLRLKLKDNGIAVFVVPHQSIDEEFKQGDRNNHLYTWNQLTLGNLFAEAGYNVKSVQAIQHQWPPNYTEIWKEHGPEIFHALSERVARKNNNYQIRVIAGKKR; from the coding sequence ATGAGCCATTATGATGAAAATTATTTTAATTGGCAGAAAAATATTGGGGCTTTTGGAGGCATGGCTAATCTCTTTAAGTTTCAAGGATTGTATAAAGAATCGGACTCGGTTGTTGATTTTGGGTGTGGCGGCGGATTTTTGCTTGCTAATATGAATGTTAAAGAAAAGATGGGAGTCGAGTTGAACGAGACAGCTAGACGCGCCGCAATGGAGCATGGTGTTAACTGTGTTGCTGATGTTTCAGAAATTCCAGATGACTGGGCTGACTGCATTGTTTCCAATCATGCCTTAGAGCACGTTTATTGTCCGTTGGATGTCCTTTCAAAATTGCGTCTCAAGCTTAAAGATAACGGAATAGCTGTTTTTGTCGTTCCACATCAGTCCATTGATGAGGAGTTTAAGCAGGGAGACAGGAATAATCATTTGTATACATGGAATCAGCTGACTCTGGGTAATTTATTTGCTGAGGCTGGATATAATGTAAAAAGTGTGCAGGCTATTCAGCATCAATGGCCACCGAATTATACGGAAATTTGGAAAGAGCATGGCCCTGAAATTTTTCATGCGCTGAGTGAAAGAGTTGCGCGTAAAAATAATAATTATCAGATTCGGGTGATTGCTGGTAAAAAACGTTAG